A DNA window from Streptomyces sp. CA-278952 contains the following coding sequences:
- a CDS encoding ABC transporter substrate-binding protein, which produces MKRRARSSRTPVVGGAVLALVLSLSGCGEDSDAAGDDTIHVLVYGDAANKVEKEIVATFNKTSEVKAVLDTIPGADYQAKLQTIINSKQAPDVFFNWGGGSIKPFVDADLLLPLDSFIAKDPDLKAKFLPSVFNSAVVDGTSYGIPMRGTQPVLLFNNGKVLEKAGVAPPKTWGDLLAAVKALKADGVTPIALGGGDRWPTLMWFEYLYDRIAGPELFQKALDGDREAWASPDSRKALSMIKELVDAGAFGTNYDSVKFTDQGSPTLLATGRAGFELMGSWAYSTHQDSHPEFAKSDLGYSAFPSVAGGKGEQANVVGNTNNFYSVVKKTKHPQAVAEFLKLMYSDRFVKAQLAIGNLPTTTNTEGFLDTAASPGFARFQYDMVKAAPAFQLSWDQAYPQSAAVTMYQSLQQFFNGSMDEDAFIKAMQALPTS; this is translated from the coding sequence ATGAAGCGACGCGCACGGTCCTCGCGGACCCCAGTCGTCGGTGGTGCCGTGCTGGCCCTGGTGCTGTCCCTGTCCGGATGCGGCGAGGACTCCGACGCGGCCGGCGACGACACCATCCACGTCCTGGTCTACGGGGACGCGGCGAACAAGGTGGAGAAGGAGATCGTTGCCACCTTCAACAAGACGTCGGAGGTGAAGGCCGTCCTGGACACGATCCCTGGCGCCGACTACCAGGCGAAGCTGCAGACGATCATCAACAGCAAGCAGGCGCCGGACGTCTTCTTCAACTGGGGCGGCGGCAGTATCAAGCCGTTCGTCGACGCAGACCTGCTGCTCCCGCTGGACTCCTTCATCGCCAAGGACCCGGACCTCAAGGCGAAGTTCCTGCCGTCCGTGTTCAACAGCGCGGTCGTCGACGGCACGTCCTACGGGATCCCCATGCGCGGGACGCAGCCCGTGCTGTTGTTCAACAACGGCAAGGTCCTCGAGAAGGCGGGCGTCGCACCACCGAAGACGTGGGGCGACCTGTTGGCGGCGGTCAAGGCGCTGAAGGCCGATGGCGTCACTCCGATCGCGCTGGGCGGCGGCGACCGGTGGCCGACGCTGATGTGGTTCGAGTACCTGTACGACCGCATCGCCGGCCCGGAGCTCTTCCAGAAGGCCCTGGACGGCGACCGGGAAGCCTGGGCGAGTCCGGACAGCCGGAAGGCGCTGAGCATGATCAAGGAACTGGTGGACGCCGGAGCCTTCGGCACCAACTACGACTCGGTGAAGTTCACCGACCAGGGTTCCCCCACGCTCCTGGCGACCGGCAGAGCGGGCTTCGAGCTGATGGGCTCGTGGGCGTACTCGACGCACCAGGACTCCCACCCCGAGTTCGCGAAGAGCGACCTCGGATACAGCGCCTTCCCCTCCGTCGCGGGCGGCAAGGGCGAGCAGGCGAACGTCGTCGGCAACACCAACAACTTCTACTCCGTGGTGAAGAAGACGAAGCACCCGCAGGCCGTCGCCGAGTTCCTGAAGCTCATGTACTCGGACCGGTTCGTCAAGGCGCAGCTCGCCATCGGCAACCTGCCGACCACGACGAACACCGAAGGCTTCCTGGACACCGCCGCCAGCCCCGGGTTCGCGAGATTCCAGTACGACATGGTCAAGGCGGCCCCGGCGTTCCAGCTCTCCTGGGACCAGGCGTACCCCCAGTCGGCCGCCGTCACGATGTACCAGTCCCTCCAGCAGTTCTTCAACGGCTCGATGGACGAGGACGCCTTCATCAAGGCCATGCAAGCGCTGCCGACCTCGTGA
- a CDS encoding LacI family DNA-binding transcriptional regulator produces MLLAMRDDEKMGRITLAQVAERAGVSISTVSKVLNGRQDVATSTRVKVERLLETHAYRRTPRSAGEAPLIEIVFHELESIWAMELIRGVENVAKAHGAGVVLTESGTRHSPGPDWMEAMLQRRPLGVVLVFSTLPSEVKQQLRARSIPFVIIDPAGDPDPDVPSVGSANWNGGLAATRHLIEYGHRRIGVITGPEDMLCSRARLDGYRSAMTMAGLEVDPGLILFGDFHVEGGYDRATEMLSGPGRPTAIFAGSDLQALGVLEAARVHGLRVPHDLSVVGYDDVSIARWASPALTTVHQPLLQMAEEAAQMLMRLRAQEPVSTRLELATSLVVRKSTAPPRP; encoded by the coding sequence ATGCTCCTCGCCATGCGCGATGACGAGAAGATGGGCCGCATCACCCTGGCTCAAGTGGCCGAACGGGCCGGCGTCTCCATTTCGACAGTTTCGAAGGTCCTCAACGGACGGCAGGACGTGGCGACCTCCACGAGGGTCAAGGTGGAACGCCTGCTGGAGACCCATGCGTACCGACGCACGCCTCGGTCGGCCGGCGAGGCGCCCCTCATCGAGATCGTGTTCCACGAGCTGGAGAGCATCTGGGCGATGGAGCTGATCCGGGGAGTGGAGAACGTCGCCAAGGCCCACGGCGCCGGGGTCGTCCTCACCGAAAGCGGAACCCGTCACTCGCCCGGCCCCGACTGGATGGAGGCCATGCTCCAGCGTCGGCCGCTCGGTGTCGTCCTCGTCTTCTCCACGCTGCCCAGCGAAGTGAAGCAGCAGCTCAGGGCGCGTTCCATCCCGTTCGTCATCATCGACCCCGCGGGCGACCCCGACCCCGACGTTCCCTCGGTCGGCTCGGCCAACTGGAATGGCGGACTGGCCGCCACCCGCCATCTCATCGAGTACGGCCACCGGCGCATCGGCGTCATCACCGGACCCGAGGACATGCTCTGCTCCCGCGCCCGGCTGGACGGCTACCGGTCGGCGATGACCATGGCAGGGCTGGAGGTGGACCCCGGACTCATCCTGTTCGGCGACTTCCACGTGGAGGGCGGATACGACCGCGCCACCGAGATGCTGTCCGGCCCCGGGCGGCCCACCGCGATCTTCGCGGGCAGCGACCTCCAGGCGCTCGGCGTACTCGAAGCGGCACGGGTGCACGGCCTCCGCGTCCCCCACGACCTCTCGGTGGTCGGCTACGACGACGTGTCGATCGCCCGCTGGGCCAGCCCGGCCCTGACCACGGTCCACCAGCCGCTGCTCCAGATGGCGGAGGAGGCCGCGCAGATGCTGATGCGGCTACGGGCCCAGGAACCGGTGTCCACGCGGCTGGAGCTGGCCACGAGCCTGGTCGTCCGCAAGAGCACGGCGCCGCCCCGCCCATGA
- a CDS encoding cellulase family glycosylhydrolase: MKRLLALLAACAMALGLTALSGPQAAAAAGCKVDYTVTSQWQGGFQAGVKVTNLGEPVTGWTLKFTMPDAGQKLVQGWNATWSQSGSAVSAAPVDWNRTLATGASADLGMVGSFTGANPKPTAFTLNGVACTGSVDGPPPVDPPVPGTGTPVDVNGKLHVCGVHLCNQYDRPVQLRGMSTHGIQWFSKCYNAASVDALAQDWKSDLLRVAMYVQEGGYETDPAGFTSRVNGLVDMAEARGMYAMIDFHTLTPGDPNHNLDRAKTFFASVAARNADKKNVIYEIANEPNGVSWTAIKSYAEQVIPVIRAADPDAVIIVGTRGWSSLGVSDGSNESEVVNNPVRADNIMYAFHFYAASHKDSYRAALSRAASQLPLFVTEFGTVSATGGGAMDRASTTAWLDLLDQLKIGYANWTYSDANESSAAFRPGTCDGGDYSSSGVLTESGALLKSRISTPDSFPTG, encoded by the coding sequence GTGAAACGCCTACTCGCTCTACTGGCCGCCTGTGCCATGGCCCTGGGCCTCACCGCCCTGTCCGGTCCCCAGGCGGCGGCTGCCGCCGGATGCAAGGTCGACTACACGGTCACCAGCCAGTGGCAGGGTGGTTTCCAGGCCGGAGTGAAGGTCACCAATCTGGGTGAGCCCGTCACCGGATGGACCCTGAAGTTCACGATGCCCGACGCGGGGCAGAAGCTCGTCCAGGGCTGGAACGCCACCTGGTCGCAGTCCGGTTCCGCGGTCTCCGCCGCCCCCGTCGACTGGAACCGCACCCTGGCCACCGGTGCGTCGGCCGATCTGGGGATGGTGGGGTCCTTCACGGGCGCCAACCCGAAACCCACGGCCTTCACACTGAACGGCGTCGCCTGTACGGGTTCCGTGGACGGCCCCCCGCCCGTCGACCCGCCCGTCCCGGGCACCGGCACCCCCGTAGATGTCAACGGCAAGCTTCACGTCTGCGGCGTGCACCTGTGCAACCAGTACGACCGTCCCGTACAGCTGCGGGGCATGAGCACCCACGGCATCCAGTGGTTCAGCAAGTGCTACAACGCCGCGTCCGTGGACGCACTGGCGCAGGACTGGAAGTCCGACCTGCTGCGCGTGGCCATGTACGTCCAGGAAGGCGGCTACGAGACCGACCCGGCGGGCTTCACCAGCCGGGTGAACGGCCTCGTCGACATGGCCGAGGCGCGTGGCATGTACGCCATGATCGACTTCCACACCCTGACGCCGGGTGATCCGAACCACAACCTCGACCGGGCCAAGACGTTCTTCGCGTCCGTCGCGGCCCGCAACGCCGACAAGAAGAACGTGATCTACGAGATCGCCAACGAACCCAACGGGGTGAGCTGGACGGCCATCAAGTCCTACGCCGAGCAGGTCATCCCGGTGATCCGGGCCGCGGACCCGGACGCCGTCATCATCGTCGGCACCCGCGGCTGGTCCTCACTGGGCGTCTCTGACGGGTCCAACGAGAGCGAGGTCGTCAACAACCCCGTCCGGGCGGACAACATCATGTACGCCTTCCACTTCTACGCCGCCAGTCACAAGGACTCCTACCGCGCCGCGTTGAGCCGCGCGGCCTCCCAGCTGCCGCTGTTCGTCACCGAGTTCGGCACGGTGAGCGCCACCGGTGGGGGAGCGATGGACCGGGCGAGCACGACGGCCTGGCTGGACCTGCTCGACCAGCTGAAGATCGGCTACGCGAACTGGACCTACTCCGACGCGAACGAGAGCAGCGCGGCCTTCAGGCCGGGCACCTGCGACGGAGGTGACTACAGCAGCAGCGGTGTGCTGACCGAATCGGGGGCGCTCCTCAAGAGTCGCATCAGCACCCCCGACTCCTTCCCCACCGGCTGA
- a CDS encoding glycoside hydrolase family 9 protein yields MAGTLAAPAGAAQPVNVASEAPELIVNGDFSAGTAPWWSTANSPVAVSDGRLCADVPGGTVNAWDAIVGQNGLALTAGEAYTLSYTATSTVPVVIRTNVQMATEPWTTELSTAQLVGTTAERVTETFTAGADHDAAQLAFQIGGSAEALTFCVDDVSLRGGTAPPPYEPDTGSPVRVNQVGYLTHGPKAGTFVTDGTDPLPWTLDSAAGTRVAEGTTTPAGLDTASRRNVHTFDFSAVTTPGEGYTVTVAGEESEPFAIGDDLYASLRTDALAYFYHNRSGIEIDADIVGEQYARPAGHVGVSPNQGDNDVPCQPGVCSYRLDAAGGWYDAGDHGKYVVNGGIAVAQLMSAFERTLYEETAEAGPLGDGALRLPEHGNATPDILDEARWELEFLLRMQVPAGEPLAGMAHHKLHDKAWTGLPLRPDRDPQPRELHPPTTAATLNLAATAAQCARLFQVYDADFAARCRSAARSAWTAAKDHPDILADPQDATGGGAYNDDDVRDEFYWAAAELFLTTGEDGYRQELLRSPLHGDTDAVFPRGGMSWGSVAGLGALNLASVPGKLSAEQLAAVRGMVTEAADGYAADSAGAAYGLPYAPDDGHYVWGSNSQVANNMVVLGSAHDLTGRTAYRDAVLRGLDYLLGRNALNQSYVTGYGERDSRNQHHRFWADQLDPSLPNPAPGSLAGGPNASIEDPVAQAKLKGCAPAMCYIDDIESWATNEITINWNAPLAWVASYVDDLGGGEPVRTQCEVTYTSQRWSNGFTTHVALKNTGDRPVQPWRLDWTFADEQRVTDAWGADIGQAGPRVTAEALSWNAALAPGGTVRFGFNGLPTGLVHDPQVFRLNGQACGTAPRR; encoded by the coding sequence TTGGCCGGCACCCTTGCGGCACCCGCCGGTGCGGCCCAACCCGTCAACGTAGCATCCGAGGCCCCCGAGCTCATCGTCAACGGGGACTTCTCCGCGGGCACCGCCCCCTGGTGGTCGACGGCCAACAGCCCCGTCGCCGTCTCGGACGGACGCCTCTGTGCCGACGTCCCCGGGGGCACGGTCAACGCGTGGGACGCCATCGTCGGGCAGAACGGGCTCGCCCTCACCGCCGGCGAGGCATACACCCTGAGCTACACGGCGACGTCCACCGTGCCGGTCGTCATCCGCACCAACGTGCAGATGGCGACCGAGCCGTGGACCACGGAGCTCTCCACCGCGCAGCTGGTCGGGACGACCGCCGAACGCGTCACGGAGACCTTCACGGCCGGAGCCGACCACGACGCGGCGCAGCTCGCCTTCCAGATCGGGGGCAGTGCCGAGGCCCTCACCTTCTGCGTCGACGACGTGTCGCTGCGCGGCGGGACCGCGCCGCCGCCGTACGAACCGGACACCGGATCCCCGGTCCGGGTCAACCAGGTCGGATACCTCACGCACGGCCCCAAGGCCGGCACCTTCGTCACCGACGGGACCGACCCGCTGCCCTGGACACTCGACTCGGCCGCCGGGACACGCGTGGCCGAGGGCACCACCACTCCGGCGGGCCTGGACACCGCATCGCGCCGGAACGTCCACACCTTCGACTTCAGTGCGGTGACGACCCCGGGGGAGGGGTACACCGTCACGGTCGCGGGGGAGGAGAGCGAGCCGTTCGCCATCGGCGACGACCTCTACGCGTCACTGCGCACCGACGCGCTCGCGTACTTCTACCACAACCGCAGCGGCATCGAGATCGACGCGGACATCGTGGGCGAGCAGTACGCACGGCCCGCCGGCCATGTCGGGGTGAGCCCCAATCAGGGCGACAACGACGTACCCTGCCAGCCGGGCGTGTGCTCCTACCGCCTCGACGCGGCGGGGGGCTGGTACGACGCCGGTGACCACGGCAAGTACGTGGTCAACGGCGGTATAGCGGTCGCCCAGTTGATGTCCGCGTTCGAGCGGACCCTGTACGAGGAGACCGCCGAAGCCGGGCCGCTCGGTGACGGCGCACTCCGGCTGCCCGAGCACGGGAACGCCACTCCGGACATCCTCGACGAGGCGCGCTGGGAGCTGGAGTTCCTCCTGCGGATGCAGGTGCCCGCAGGGGAGCCGCTCGCCGGTATGGCCCACCACAAACTGCACGACAAGGCGTGGACCGGACTGCCGCTCCGGCCGGACCGTGACCCCCAGCCCCGGGAGCTGCACCCGCCGACCACGGCGGCCACCCTCAACCTGGCGGCCACCGCGGCCCAGTGCGCCCGCCTCTTCCAGGTCTACGACGCGGACTTCGCCGCGCGGTGCCGGTCGGCCGCGCGGTCCGCGTGGACAGCGGCCAAGGACCATCCGGACATCCTCGCCGATCCGCAGGACGCCACGGGCGGCGGCGCCTACAACGACGACGACGTACGGGACGAGTTCTACTGGGCGGCGGCGGAGCTCTTTCTCACCACCGGTGAGGACGGCTACCGCCAGGAACTCCTCCGCTCCCCGTTGCACGGTGACACCGACGCGGTCTTCCCGCGCGGCGGCATGTCGTGGGGCTCGGTCGCCGGGCTCGGAGCCCTGAACCTCGCGAGTGTGCCGGGCAAGCTGTCCGCCGAGCAACTGGCCGCGGTGCGCGGCATGGTGACCGAAGCAGCCGACGGCTACGCGGCAGACTCGGCCGGGGCCGCCTACGGCCTTCCGTACGCCCCCGACGACGGGCACTACGTATGGGGCTCGAACAGCCAGGTCGCCAACAACATGGTCGTGCTGGGCTCCGCGCACGACCTGACCGGCAGGACCGCCTACCGTGACGCCGTACTGCGCGGACTCGACTACCTGCTGGGCCGCAACGCGCTGAACCAGTCCTATGTCACCGGGTACGGCGAGCGGGACTCGCGCAACCAGCACCACCGGTTCTGGGCGGACCAGCTCGACCCGTCCCTGCCGAATCCCGCACCGGGATCCCTGGCCGGCGGTCCGAACGCGTCCATCGAGGACCCGGTCGCGCAGGCCAAGCTGAAGGGCTGCGCACCGGCGATGTGCTACATCGACGACATCGAGTCCTGGGCCACGAACGAGATCACCATCAACTGGAACGCCCCGCTCGCGTGGGTCGCGTCCTACGTGGACGATCTGGGCGGCGGTGAGCCCGTGCGGACGCAGTGCGAGGTGACCTACACCTCGCAGCGCTGGAGCAACGGGTTCACCACCCACGTCGCGCTGAAGAACACCGGCGACCGCCCCGTCCAGCCCTGGCGGCTCGACTGGACGTTCGCCGACGAGCAGCGGGTGACCGACGCCTGGGGCGCCGACATCGGGCAGGCCGGGCCCCGGGTCACCGCCGAGGCTCTGAGCTGGAACGCCGCTCTTGCACCCGGCGGCACCGTGCGGTTCGGCTTCAACGGACTGCCCACCGGCCTCGTGCACGACCCCCAGGTCTTCAGGCTGAACGGCCAGGCCTGCGGAACGGCACCACGACGATGA
- a CDS encoding lytic polysaccharide monooxygenase auxiliary activity family 9 protein: MARRKKLFTSLVAVLATLLGGIGLTLMGQDNAQAHGVTMTPGSRTYLCMLDARTGTGALDPTNPACKAALDESGANALYNWFAVLDSNAGGRGAGYVPDGKLCSAGDRSPYNFTGYNAPRSDWPRTHLTSGNTIQVKHSNWAAHPGSFRVYLSKPGYSPSTELGWDDLELIETVSDPPQAGGPGTDGGHYYWDLDLPSGRSGDAVMFIQWVRSDSQENFFSCSDIVFDGGNGEVTGIRGSGGTPTPTPTPTPTPTDPHTGCMAVYSVTNSWGGGFQGSVEVMNHGTTAREGWAVRWKPGVGANVNSVWNGALTTAPDGTLTVRNLDHNRTIAPEGSVTFGFTATSTGNDFPVGSIGCVTP; the protein is encoded by the coding sequence ATGGCCCGACGCAAGAAGCTGTTCACCTCTCTGGTGGCGGTGCTCGCGACACTGCTCGGCGGAATCGGCCTGACCTTAATGGGCCAGGACAACGCTCAGGCGCACGGCGTCACGATGACACCGGGATCGCGCACCTACCTCTGCATGCTGGACGCCAGGACCGGCACCGGCGCTCTGGACCCGACGAACCCGGCGTGCAAGGCCGCGCTCGACGAGAGCGGTGCGAACGCGCTGTACAACTGGTTCGCTGTCCTCGACTCCAACGCTGGCGGACGCGGGGCGGGTTACGTCCCGGACGGGAAGCTGTGCAGCGCCGGTGACCGGTCGCCGTACAACTTCACCGGCTACAACGCCCCGCGTTCCGACTGGCCCCGGACGCACCTGACGTCCGGGAACACGATCCAGGTCAAACACAGCAACTGGGCGGCGCACCCGGGCTCCTTCCGGGTGTACCTGTCCAAGCCCGGCTACTCGCCCAGCACCGAGCTCGGCTGGGACGACCTGGAACTGATCGAGACCGTCTCCGACCCGCCGCAGGCCGGCGGGCCCGGCACGGACGGCGGCCACTACTACTGGGACCTGGACTTGCCCTCGGGTCGCTCGGGTGACGCGGTCATGTTCATCCAGTGGGTGCGCTCGGACAGCCAGGAGAACTTCTTCTCCTGCTCCGACATCGTCTTCGACGGCGGCAACGGCGAGGTGACCGGCATCCGCGGCTCGGGCGGCACTCCGACCCCGACACCCACTCCGACCCCGACACCCACCGACCCGCACACCGGGTGCATGGCCGTCTACAGCGTGACCAACTCCTGGGGCGGCGGCTTCCAGGGCTCCGTCGAAGTCATGAACCACGGCACGACAGCGCGTGAGGGCTGGGCCGTGCGGTGGAAGCCCGGCGTGGGTGCCAACGTCAACAGCGTGTGGAACGGTGCGCTGACCACAGCACCCGATGGCACGCTCACGGTCAGAAATCTCGATCACAACCGCACGATCGCACCTGAGGGCAGTGTCACCTTCGGGTTCACCGCCACATCGACCGGCAACGACTTCCCGGTCGGCTCGATCGGCTGCGTCACCCCGTAG